A stretch of Candidatus Poribacteria bacterium DNA encodes these proteins:
- a CDS encoding sigma-70 family RNA polymerase sigma factor, which translates to MSRTRELDLAQEREIVLRCQKGDADAMGTLVIQYQHWVYNIAYGMLGHHQDAEDVAQDAFLSAWENIGKFQFRSRFSTWLYRIVKNKCLNHIDQYQRRKTDPTEIDDSQPWVPLDTATPEDAALRTEEKEIVHAALAKLKTSHREILVLRELRDLPYEEISEILGCTLGRVKSRLHEARKALKKELERVEW; encoded by the coding sequence ATGAGCAGAACGAGAGAATTGGATCTCGCACAGGAACGTGAGATCGTTTTGCGCTGTCAGAAAGGTGATGCCGATGCAATGGGAACCCTTGTGATTCAATATCAACACTGGGTTTACAATATCGCTTACGGTATGCTCGGTCATCACCAAGACGCTGAAGATGTCGCGCAAGATGCTTTTCTCTCCGCATGGGAAAACATTGGGAAATTCCAATTCCGTTCCCGATTTTCCACATGGCTCTACCGCATTGTAAAAAATAAGTGTCTCAATCACATTGATCAGTATCAACGCCGAAAAACCGATCCAACGGAGATTGATGATTCACAACCGTGGGTCCCGCTTGATACAGCAACTCCCGAAGATGCCGCATTACGTACCGAAGAGAAAGAAATCGTTCACGCAGCCCTCGCAAAACTCAAGACCAGTCATAGAGAAATCCTTGTGTTGAGAGAACTGCGAGATCTGCCTTATGAAGAAATATCTGAAATCCTGGGATGCACACTCGGACGTGTTAAATCCCGGTTACATGAAGCCCGAAAAGCCCTAAAAAAAGAACTGGAGCGAGTCGAGTGGTAA